The proteins below are encoded in one region of Triticum aestivum cultivar Chinese Spring chromosome 1B, IWGSC CS RefSeq v2.1, whole genome shotgun sequence:
- the LOC123107945 gene encoding uncharacterized protein — translation MEWPVPQETKIWLRGVSTLPSRPYPHKGIIVKPVGVRALVVIPEGTIPPRQPSTIIGCLCRHYYPGLLPIGDGEEEPAWSWEHWKRAPDTEDKWDREYRSAAEWVVNDFWDFFTCVEGMEDEANEVVEEIAKKIVQDMPYEARVNAVVKYFAHERKMLLKKLLARRVHLTRSMYMKAVPPWCNNKIPCYQQIISRWINPEWRATYRAASERRALMGGPVHLHGNLNLHAYVQKKNRERGEGEEPLNTFTGLCLSRKSKKPEGGGSTQGLD, via the exons ATGGAATGGCCGGTTCCTCAGGAGACCAAAATCTGGTTGCGTGGGGTGTCCACGCTCCCTTCGCGACCATATCCACATAAGGGGATCATTGTTAAACCTGTTGGTGTGAG GGCCTTGGTGGTTATTCCAGAAGGCACAATCCCGCCACGACAGCCAAGCACCATCATTGGATGTCTTTGTAGGCATTATTACCCCGGCCTACTTCCCATAGGAGACGGTGAGGAGGAGCCAGCTTGGTCTTGGGAGCACTGGAAACGCGCTCCAGATACGGAAGACAAGTGGGACAGGGAGTACCGCAGTGCTGCTGAGTGGGTGGTCAACGATTTTTGG GACTTCTTTACTTGCGTTGAGGGTATGGAGGATGAAGCTAATGAGGTTGTGGAGGAGATTGCCAAGAAGATTGTCCAAGACATGCCTTACGAGGCTCGTGTCAATGCTGTGGTAAAGTATTTCGCGCATGAACGCAAGATGCTTCTTAAAAAGCTGCTAGCCCGGAGAGTGCATCTCACCCGTTCCATGTACATGAAG GCGGTTCCCCCATGGTGCAACAACAAGATTCCTTGCTACCAGCAAATCATATCCAGGTGGATAAACCCAGAGTGGAGGGCCACATACAGAGCAGCTTCGGAGCGACGTGCCTTGATGGGTGGTCCGGTACACCTTCATGGCAACCTCAACCTCCATGCTTACGTGCAGAAGAAG AATAGGGAGAGAGGTGAGGGTGAAGAGCCGCTCAATACCTTCACGGGATTATGTCTCTCCCGCAAGTCAAAGAAACCGGAAGGGGGTGGGTCAACCCAGGGGCTGGATTGA